From a single Triplophysa rosa linkage group LG1, Trosa_1v2, whole genome shotgun sequence genomic region:
- the ogfod1 gene encoding prolyl 3-hydroxylase OGFOD1, with protein MSPKKRQNDPGTPKKSKKEKRVELAVINTDLRDEAIQKGMRDAWQRKDSFSNGNVRLDCAPFPHCQITNFLQSESFVESLQTELLQLHFNSKSNDLYKFQQSDDLRERREHHISQIRSVIFGEFRLWLSEVLQVDLETTVDISCAKYEHTDVLLCHDDELEGRRVAFILYLVPPWEVKDGGTLDLFSTDEHCQPVSAVKSLLPRWNSLVFFEVSPVSFHQVAEVLAEGKCRLSLSGWFHGQSLPRPQRYMEPPVPRHTHVLRDESLIFEWVNEMYLDPCYQAQVQQEFEDSSEICLPNFLQEEKIRQVRSALQSSEIQWQRRCPPNKRCYGCADMQTVPSCVKECWELLSSEPFFILLSNLTGLGLHFLAQCDDESEHGKSETENGDGEVNDETENGYGNAHAGGSSSTTETSSADKKAKGPPTCVGELRRWAQGDYTLLHDSVKREYALDLQLHVGCAGWKAEFGGFTSYIAHDEDEELLTVYPEDNCLALVYRDKDTLKFIKHINNSSSANLSAQNTTAFYDFSFNYYE; from the exons GAAGCTATTCAGAAAGGCATGAGAGACGCGTGGCAGAGGAAAGACAGCTTTTCTAATG GCAATGTGCGGTTGGACTGTGCACCCTTCCCTCATTGTCAGATTACCAATTTCCTACAGAGTGAAAGCTTTGTGGAAAGTCTACAGACAGAATTATTGCAGCTCCATTTCAACAGCAAGTCCAATGACTTGTACAAGTTTCAACAG TCAGATGATctgagagaaagaagagagcaTCATATCTCACAGATAAG GTCAGTCATTTTTGGGGAGTTTCGTTTGTGGTTGTCAGAGGTGTTGCAGGTGGATTTGGAGACAACTGTTGATATATCCTGTGCCAAGTATGAGCATACAG ATGTTTTGCTGTGTCATGATGATGAGCTGGAGGGCCGAAGAGTTGCGTTCATCCTCTACCTGGTGCCTCCTTGGGAGGTGAAAGATGGAGGAACACTGGACCTGTTCAGCACTGATG AACACTGTCAGCCTGTGAGTGCTGTGAAATCTCTGCTTCCTCGCTGGAACTCTCTGGTGTTTTTTGAAGTGTCCCCTGTCTCCTTCCATCAG GTGGCAGAAGTTCTTGCTGAAGGGAAGTGCCGTTTATCTCTCAGTGGTTGGTTTCATGGCCAATCCCTGCCGAGACCCCAGCGGTACATGGAACCCCCAGTCCCTCGTCACACACATGTCCTTAGAGAT GAGAGTTTAATCTTTGAGTGGGTGAATGAGATGTACCTGGATCCTTGCTATCAAGCTCAGGTGCAGCAAGAATTTGAAGATAGTTCAGAGATTTGCTTGCCTAATTTCCTACAG GAGGAAAAAATAAGGCAGGTGCGCAGTGCACTGCAGTCATCTGAGATCCAGTGGCAAAGGAGGTGTCCGCCCAATAAGAG GTGTTATGGCTGTGCAGATATGCAGACTGTCCCTTCATGTGTAAAAGAATGCTGGGAACTTCTCTCGTCTGAGCCGTTCTTCATCCTCTTGTCCAACTTGACTGGCCTTGGACTGCACTTTCTGGCTCAGTGTGATGATGAGAGCGAACATGGAAAGAGTGAGACAGAGAATGGAGATGGGGAAGTGAACGATGAGACGGAGAATGGATATGGGAATGCACATGCAGGAGGATCCAGCAGTACCACAGAAACATCTTCAGCTGACAAGAAAGCCAAAG GACCTCCTACTTGTGTGGGAGAACTGCGCCGCTGGGCTCAGGGCGATTATACGTTATTACATGACTCAGTCAAAAGAGAGTATGCTCTGGATCTTCAGCTTCACGTAGGCTGTGCAG GTTGGAAGGCAGAGTTTGGAGGATTTACATCCTATATTGCACATGATGAAGATGAGGAG CTCCTGACAGTGTATCCAGAAGATAACTGCCTTGCTCTGGTGTACAGAGACAAAGACACCCTCAAATTCATCAAACATATCAATAACAGCAGCTCTGCAAATCTTTCTGCCCAAAATACCACCGCTTTTTATGACTTCTCTTTTAATTACTATGAATGA
- the fbxl8 gene encoding F-box/LRR-repeat protein 8, whose translation MDLPEEILAHIFSFLPLHDKCNAFTVCKAWSNTMTHPSSWKDTEVRCESGNSLPERFSDLLPLVRNLKLSMSLTDPANRKTGLCVLRQAVAGGEGQLEALSICCVGNPPLFYAGQDLQQGLVDILTNGSSLTVLDLRGVPFTLNDSFIRSVSMLCPALKSLYINNHSLVCGVNAETLRQALKCCPSLTVLGVFQASLSEDVLKDLMLPQRPALNKLELRCERSLKYTPPLCDQIWSEVKRRHPYLWVELELDHTLPELHVPGVLQPSIPVRCLRLLTWTLLLDEVHLVQRSYANTLEVLELQTPPSPELNSALVSLAKQCVKLREVHCFCVVSQEVITAFITHCPNLSKYTLKIYKEPHPWTCTKLK comes from the exons ATGGATCTGCCAGAGGAGATCCTTgcacatattttttcttttctgccTCTACATGACAAATGCAATGCATTTACTGTTTGTAAGGCATGGTCTAATACAATGACTCATCCAAGCTCATGGAAAGACACTGAAGTCAG GTGTGAGTCAGGAAACAGTTTGCCTGAAAGATTTTCTGATCTTCTGCCACTGGTCAGAAATTTGAAGCTGAGTATGAGTTTGACAGATCCAGCCAATCGTAAAACAGGACTATGCGTCCTGCGACAGGCAGTTGCTGGGGGTGAAGGACAGCTGGAAGCGCTTTCCATCTGTTGTGTGGGGAACCCGCCCCTCTTTTATGCTGGTCAGGATCTGCAGCAAGGCTTAGTTGACATACTGACGAATGGCTCGTCTCTTACTGTGCTTGACCTAAGGGGTGTACCCTTCACCCTCAATGACTCCTTCATCAGGAGTGTATCCATGCTTTGTCCAGCTCTGAAAAGTCTTTACATCAACAACCATTCTCTAGTGTGCGGCGTCAACGCAGAAACACTGAGGCAGGCACTGAAGTGCTGTCCGTCACTCACAGTTCTTGGAGTTTTTCAGGCCAGTCTCTCTGAAGACGTTTTGAAAGACCTTATGTTGCCACAACGTCCAGCGCTAAATAAACTGGAGCTTCGTTGTGAACGCTCACTCAAGTACACTCCACCTCTCTGTgaccaaatatggtcagaggtaAAACGGAGACACCCATATCTGTGGGTGGAGCTTGAGCTGGACCACACCCTCCCAGAATTGCACGTTCCAGGGGTACTGCAGCCCAGCATCCCAGTCCGATGTCTACGCCTGCTCACTTggacattgctgttggatgaagTTCATCTAGTACAGCGGAGTTACGCAAACACACTCGAGGTTCTAGAGCTGCAGACACCTCCATCTCCTGAGCTAAACTCTGCTCTGGTATCTTTAGCAAAACAGTGTGTCAAGCTGCGGGAGGTTCACTGTTTTTGCGTAGTCTCACAAGAAGTGATAACGGCATTCATCACACACTGTCCAAATCTCAGCAAATATACactcaaaatatataaagaGCCTCACCCTTGGACCTGCACAAAACTGAAGTAA